In the genome of Magnetospirillum sp. WYHS-4, the window CATGCTGCACGTCCATGCGCTGAACCCGCACGGCTTCGCCTGGCTGCGGCGGGTCACCGAGGAAGGAATCGACCTGAACCGCAACTTTATCGACTTCTCCGGGCCCCTGCCCGAGAACCCGGCCTACGACGTTCTGGCCGATTCCATCCTTCCGCCGTCGTCGGAGCCCCACCTGCTGGCGGCGGCCCACGCGGCCCTGCAGGCCTACGCGGAAGAAAACGGCCGCAAGGCCCTGGAAGAAGCCGTCACCGGCGGCCAGTACCGTCATCCCCAGGGCCTGTTCTACGGCGGCGCCGCGCCCTGCTGGTCGCGCCGGACCACGGCGGCGGTCATGGCCGATTTCCGCCTGCGGGAACGGGCGCGGGTGGCGGTGGTGGACTTCCATACGGGCCTCGGGCCCTTCGGCTACGGCGAGCCCATCTGCGACCATCCGCCGGGCAGCGCCGCCGTCGCCCGCGCCCGGGCATGGTTCGGCGATTCGGTGACCGAGCCGGCGCTCGGCACCTCGACCTCGGTGGCCAAGGCGGGCCTGTCCGACTACGGCTGGCAGGACGCCCTGGGCGAAGCGGTGACCTTCGTCGCCCTGGAATTCGGTACCTATTCCCCGGAAGCCATGTTCGACGTGCTGCGCGACGACCACTTGGCGCACCGGGACGGCCCGCCCGACTGGGCCGCCCCCGCCACCCGGCGCGTCAAGGAAGCCATCCGCCATCACTTCTACCCGGCCAGCCGCGACTGGCAGGAAATGGTGCTGTTCCGCAGCGCCCAGGTGCTGGGGCAGGCGGCGGCGGGCGTAAACGGATAGTCAGCGCGGAACAACGGCAGCGCCGATGGCAAGCAGGCGATCCGCCAGATCGATCCCTTGGTGCTGCGCGGCCTGGGTCATGGTCTCCCCGGTCAGCCGGTCCAGTTCCCCGGCTAGGCGGCGAGTTTTCTCGTTCTTGATGTTCGGGGACATGGGCTTCTACCCCTTCTACCTCACCGTTCTGCCATAGCAGAACATGGTTCCTCGACGTTTCGAATGGAATTGGCGGATGATCTTGCCGGAAGACCGGAGGCTGCGTTGTCGGCCCTCTCACAAGTGGCGAGGGGGCTTTCTCATCCGATCTCGACCAACCCATGAACTTCCGAGAATTCCACTTGCGACGTCGAAGAGCCTTTAATCTCCGGTCAAGAATTGTTGACTAGGATAGGCGGGAATGCCGCTTTCGCCCTGCGAATCGGCGCAGTATACTGGTGCGCAAATGGCCAATCCGTCCGCCCGATCCTGGCTGGGGCCTTTCGTGAAGCTCCTGCGGCCGACCTTCCGCGAGGTCGTGGTGATGTCGTTTTTCGTCAACATCCTCGCCCTGGCCGTTCCCGTCTTCGTGATGCAGGTCTACGACCGCGTCCTTTCCAGCGGCGGTATCAGCACCCTGCAGGGCTTGGTGGTGGGGGTGGGAGTCATCCTGCTGTTCGATTACGTGCTGCGTCAGTCCCGGGCCCGCATCATGCAGACGGTGGCGCTCCGGGTCGACGTGCTGGTCGGCCGGCAACTCTTCGAGAAAATCACCGCCCTGCCGTTGCAGATGCTCGAATCCAAGCCGGCCGGCTATTGGCAATCCCTGTTCCGCGACGTGGACGTGGTGCGCAACACCCTGTCCGGGGCGGCGGCGCTGCTGGTCGCCGATTTGCCCTTCGCGGTGCTGTTCCTGGTCCTGGCCTTCACCATCGCCCAACCCATCGCCTGGGTCTTCCTGGTCATCATGCCCCTGTTCATGCTGGTCGCCTGGCGTTCGGCCGGGGTCATGAACGACGCCAACAAGGCCGAACGGCAAAGCACCCTGTCCCGCGACGCCTTGGTCGCCGAGATCATCGCGGGGCGCACCACCGTGAAGGCCCTGGGGCTCGATCAGGCCATGCGGCCGATCTGGGAGGACAAGCACGCGGAGAACATCGAAGCCTCGATCCAGCGGGGCGCCAAGACCGACGGCTACGCCAACCTGGGCCAGACCCTGACCCTGGTCACATCGGTGGTGCTGACGACCGTGGGCTCGATCGCCATCATCGGCCAGCATCTGACCATGGGGGCGCTGATCGCCACCAACATGCTGAGCAGCCGCCTGCTGGGACCCCTGAACCAGTTGGTCGGGCAGTGGCGGGCCTATTCCTCCTTCCGTCAGTCGGTGGAAAGGCTGGGGGAAATCTTCGAGGCTTCTGCAGATCGCCGCGAGAGCGAGGTGAAACTCCAGCGTC includes:
- a CDS encoding M14 family metallopeptidase, with the protein product MIDLSAFSADYAQARAKFLDAAKAAGARLREYPNPERGPDGEVLAADAAWLGPEDAAAVLVTLSATHGVEGFCGSATQVQALRRPRPEGVAMLHVHALNPHGFAWLRRVTEEGIDLNRNFIDFSGPLPENPAYDVLADSILPPSSEPHLLAAAHAALQAYAEENGRKALEEAVTGGQYRHPQGLFYGGAAPCWSRRTTAAVMADFRLRERARVAVVDFHTGLGPFGYGEPICDHPPGSAAVARARAWFGDSVTEPALGTSTSVAKAGLSDYGWQDALGEAVTFVALEFGTYSPEAMFDVLRDDHLAHRDGPPDWAAPATRRVKEAIRHHFYPASRDWQEMVLFRSAQVLGQAAAGVNG
- a CDS encoding type II toxin-antitoxin system VapB family antitoxin — protein: MSPNIKNEKTRRLAGELDRLTGETMTQAAQHQGIDLADRLLAIGAAVVPR
- a CDS encoding ATP-binding cassette domain-containing protein produces the protein MKLLRPTFREVVVMSFFVNILALAVPVFVMQVYDRVLSSGGISTLQGLVVGVGVILLFDYVLRQSRARIMQTVALRVDVLVGRQLFEKITALPLQMLESKPAGYWQSLFRDVDVVRNTLSGAAALLVADLPFAVLFLVLAFTIAQPIAWVFLVIMPLFMLVAWRSAGVMNDANKAERQSTLSRDALVAEIIAGRTTVKALGLDQAMRPIWEDKHAENIEASIQRGAKTDGYANLGQTLTLVTSVVLTTVGSIAIIGQHLTMGALIATNMLSSRLLGPLNQLVGQWRAYSSFRQSVERLGEIFEASADRRESEVKLQRPKGNITLENVTYAYSEGAKPVVEGVQLSIKAGGIHALVGRNGSGKTTLLKLIQGLYKPKSGRVLLDGADIGQFGRYELADWIGYVPQECVLFQGTVRANIAHRHPDASDEEIVRAATQAGVHEFIIDLPDGYASDIGEAGRRLSGGQRQRIAVARALIGDPPVLLLDEPSSSLDRQAEIELRDTLVALSAERTVIIVTHSPIMLAACDNLVALDGGRVAISGPAKDILPKIFGGTVTPRGPRPVGGDPAQFRGRPATSPGGEDGGNVTGFRRVP